In a genomic window of Sulfurimonas denitrificans DSM 1251:
- a CDS encoding OmpP1/FadL family transporter → MRNAFVFLLLGSALVAGGYKIPETSLNSVALGAANVAHANGADAAYYNPANMAFMKDEAVIEGNLIYIGLSDVNFQGSYTSSLGTTSGYNIDSKRENFIIPSLHYVSQDISGVRLGVSLVSPAGLSKRWQDAPAVYSSEEFTLKTVELNPSVAFKVSENIGVALGLRAIYTDGIVKSTSPIASRDMSGDSIDFGYNLALSYKPTSELEFALTYRSKVDLTSKGSATLFYRDIANSFGGGVGATYSSSSSASVSVPVPALLNIAAAYTFLSKTTLEFVYERNYWSAYKELDFNYGSGVNPVTNIVFGTSIAKNFKDCDVFRFGVTQELNALKLMGGLVIDKSPVPNSTISFELPDSDSLSFSMGARYQINDKLNIGLAALYSVRENRRVSNASIDGEFSDANVLIVSSAIEYKF, encoded by the coding sequence GCTCTTGGTGCCGCAAATGTCGCACATGCAAATGGTGCTGATGCAGCGTATTACAACCCAGCAAATATGGCTTTTATGAAAGATGAAGCAGTTATTGAGGGAAACCTAATTTATATTGGGCTTAGTGATGTAAACTTTCAAGGTTCGTACACAAGTAGTTTGGGAACAACTAGCGGATATAACATAGACTCAAAAAGAGAAAATTTTATTATCCCCTCACTTCACTATGTCTCACAAGATATAAGCGGAGTTCGTCTTGGAGTTAGTTTAGTCTCTCCAGCAGGGCTCTCAAAAAGATGGCAAGATGCTCCAGCTGTGTATAGCTCGGAGGAGTTTACGCTAAAAACTGTTGAACTAAATCCAAGTGTTGCGTTTAAAGTAAGTGAGAACATTGGTGTAGCTTTAGGTCTAAGAGCTATCTACACAGATGGTATTGTAAAGAGTACTTCACCAATCGCTTCTCGTGATATGAGCGGTGATAGCATAGATTTTGGATATAACTTAGCGCTCTCATATAAGCCAACATCAGAGTTAGAATTTGCGCTGACATATCGCTCAAAAGTAGATTTAACCTCAAAAGGCTCTGCTACTCTTTTTTATCGTGATATTGCAAATAGTTTTGGAGGCGGCGTGGGAGCGACTTACAGCTCTTCTAGCTCTGCTTCAGTTAGTGTACCTGTTCCAGCTCTTTTAAATATAGCAGCAGCATATACGTTTCTTTCAAAAACAACACTAGAGTTTGTGTATGAGAGAAACTACTGGAGTGCATATAAAGAGCTTGATTTTAACTATGGAAGTGGCGTAAATCCAGTGACTAACATTGTTTTTGGCACGTCAATTGCAAAAAACTTTAAAGATTGCGATGTCTTTCGCTTTGGTGTAACGCAAGAGTTAAATGCGCTAAAACTTATGGGTGGTCTAGTGATAGATAAATCCCCAGTACCAAACTCAACAATAAGTTTTGAGCTTCCAGATAGCGATTCACTCTCGTTCTCAATGGGTGCAAGGTATCAAATAAACGACAAATTAAACATAGGATTAGCGGCTCTTTACTCAGTGCGAGAAAACAGAAGAGTCTCAAACGCATCAATAGATGGCGAATTTTCAGATGCAAACGTACTTATAGTTTCATCTGCAATAGAGTATAAATTTTAA